A part of Amyelois transitella isolate CPQ chromosome 12, ilAmyTran1.1, whole genome shotgun sequence genomic DNA contains:
- the LOC106142360 gene encoding monocarboxylate transporter 3 has product MDRASVPPPSNCANHRPLQGGPRETLDTPASPEALDPETSRPAPRALPSIPESEPLLHDPVSASVSENVKKANGRSLHVQFDAQSPPAPVSVSSSSSSSSDDEDVSIAEARPPDGGWGWVVVFASFMVNLIADGITFSFGVFFPHFLEYFGEGKGKTAWIAGIFMAMPLLSGPIASFLTDRYGCRRMTILGSILATLGFVISAFVDNMETLFLTFGIMAGFGLSLCYVAAVVIVAYYFEKKRSLATGISVCGSGIGTFIFAPLTYVLLDEYGWRGTTLILAGLFLNIAVCGLLFRDLPWTTTMNEEKAKERKRRRERKRNKRYGSSADSFSDSKSSAAGSTKAADRTNVETVTSPVVPQFSSLVDLPTFMTGGEGVSLEVFELMSNKGRAYAILAQNYPGVMLPSRSFSDSGRLHEQSPPRALMSPTTPGAMSPTINQAPESNNTSVNDKAAISLWLRRQGAQGSTKKPPAFLKDLRLHRHSLTYRGAMLNINRYRLRASSCPNIFKNSMTTIAKEKVQWYAGLWDFWDLAVDVLDFSHFLNPAFLVFAISNFLLYVWYDVPYVYISDNAMQMGFTESQSSMLISIIGILNMFGEILLGWVGDWECVNASLVYAVCMVFCGLVTLVMPLLSDYFALAAAAGAFGAFIAANYSLTSIILVEQITLEKFTNAYGLLLLIQGVANLVGPPLAGWVYDMTESYDLSFYLAGVFIGLSGLTLLVLPVYGRARKYNQRKNKPVVDIEEQKVGNGEVKQNGKLVN; this is encoded by the exons ATGGACCGCGCGAGTGTCCCGCCGCCGTCGAACTGCGCGAACCATCGGCCGCTCCAAGGAGGACCCCGCGAAACCCTCGATACCCCTGCCTCGCCAGAGGCCCTAGATCCAGAGACTTCGCGGCCCGCGCCGCGCGCGTTACCCTCTATACCGGAGAGTGAACCTCTTTTGCACGACCCGGTCAGTGCTAGTGTCAGTGAAAATGTCAAGAAAGCGAACGGGAGATCTCTACATGTGCAGTTCGATGCGCAGTCGCCGCCTGCGCCTGTTTCGGTGTCGAGTTCTAGTTCGAGCTCCTCGGACGACGAGGATGTGTCAATTGCGGAGGCCCGACCCCCCGACGGCGGGTGGGGGTGGGTCGTCGTCTTCGCCTCCTTCATGGTCAATCTTATCGCTGACGGAATCACGTTCAGCTTCGGAGTATTCTTCCCACACTTCTTGGAGTATTTCGGCGAGGGGAAAGGCAAAACGGCCTGGATCGCCGGCATATTCATGGCGATGCCGCTGCTTTCGGGCCCCATCGCCAGCTTCCTCACAGACAGATATGGATGCCGGAGAATGACTATTTTAGGCTCTATTCTGGCAACACTCGGATTCGTCATATCGGCCTTCGTAGACAATATGGAGACGCTGTTTTTAACTTTTGGCATCATGGCCGGATTTGGCCTAAGTTTATGCTACGTAGCGGCTGTGGTCATAGTCGCTTATTACTTTGAGAAGAAACGCTCGTTGGCTACTGGTATATCAGTATGTGGAAGCGGCATTGGAACATTTATATTTGCGCCCTTAACGTACGTGTTGTTAGACGAATATGGGTGGCGCGGGACAACATTGATACTGGCTGGACTGTTTCTGAACATAGCAGTTTGCGGGTTGCTTTTCAGAGACCTGCCATGGACGACGACGATGAACGAGGAAAAAGCGAAAGAAAGAAAGCGCAGACGAGAGAGGAAGCGAAACAAGCGCTACGGTTCATCCGCCGATAGTTTCTCGGACAGCAAAAGCAGCGCTGCTGGTTCCACTAAAGCGGCTGACAGAACGAATGTAGAAACAGTTACATCTCCAGTGGTGCCCCAGTTCAGTTCTTTAGTGGACCTGCCGACATTTATGACTGGCGGGGAGGGGGTATCGCTTGAAGTGTTCGAGTTGATGTCGAATAAAGGTCGCGCGTATGCGATTTTGGCTCAGAATTATCCTGGAGTCATGTTGCCGTCTCGGAGTTTCAGTGACAGTGGTAGATTGCATGAGCAATCGCCTCCTAGAGCTTTGATGTCCCCTACTACGCCAGGGGCTATGTCTCCTACGATAAACCAAGCGCCTGAGAGTAATAATACTTCGGTCAATGACAAAGCAGCGATATCGTTGTGGCTTCGTCGTCAAGGCGCGCAAGGATCCACCAAGAAGCCGCCGGCTTTCCTCAAAGACTTGAGGTTACACCGCCACTCTTTGACGTATAGAGGTGCAATGCTGAATATCAATAGGTATAGACTCAGAGCTTCATCCTGTCCGAATATATTCAAGAATTCTATGACCACCATTGCCAAAGAAAAG GTGCAATGGTACGCCGGCCTCTGGGACTTCTGGGACCTGGCCGTGGACGTCCTGGACTTCTCCCACTTCCTCAACCCGGCTTTCCTCGTGTTCGCCATATCCAACTTCCTGCTTTACGTGTGGTACGATGTGCCGTACGTGTATATATCAGACAATGCTATGCAGATGGGCTTTACAGAGTCGCAGAGTTCGATGCTTATATCCATCATTGGTATATTGAATATGTTCGGAGAG ATCCTTCTCGGTTGGGTTGGGGACTGGGAATGCGTGAACGCAAGTCTAGTGTACGCCGTTTGCATGGTGTTCTGCGGTCTAGTTACGCTGGTCATGCCGCTATTATCCGACTATTTTGCGTTGGCCGCCGCGGCCGGAGCGTTCGGTGCGTTCATAGCGGCCAACTATTCATTGACGAGTATCATATTGGTGGAGCAGATAACGCTGGAGAAGTTCACCAATGCGTATGGGCTGCTGTTGCTGATTCAGGGCGTGGCCAATTTGGTTGGACCTCCGTTGGCAG GATGGGTGTACGACATGACAGAGTCTTACGATCTCTCGTTCTACCTCGCCGGAGTGTTTATAGGGCTGTCCGGGCTGACGCTGCTGGTGTTGCCAGTATACGGCCGCGCGAGGAAATACAAccaaaggaaaaataaacccGTCGTCGATATTGAGGAACAGAAGGTGGGGAACGGGGAAGTGAAACAGAACGGGAAGTTAGTTAATTGA